One region of Flavobacterium sp. KACC 22763 genomic DNA includes:
- a CDS encoding Gfo/Idh/MocA family protein: MEIIKWGIIGCGNVTEVKSGPAFQKAPNSALVAVMRRDAALAEDYAKRHNVPKWYSNAEDLINDPEVDAVYIATPPSSHKEYTILCAKAGKPVYVEKPMALTFEECNEMINACKEHNVPLFVAYYRRALPRFLKIKEIIDQGKLGTIRHVNCVLYHPFEARYDDEINLPWTVLPHISGGGIFVDLACHTLDFLDFVLGPIKSVRGHATSQLMAYPAEDAVSMSFLFENGIHGSGIWNFASFERYDNTEIVGDKGKISFSTFGNDPIHIQYANGEKEVITIENPLHIQQPFIETVIAELLGKEGASPSKGTSAARTTWVIDQVLKEFRENSK, translated from the coding sequence ATGGAAATTATAAAATGGGGAATTATTGGCTGCGGAAATGTAACCGAAGTAAAAAGCGGACCTGCTTTTCAGAAAGCTCCAAATTCTGCTTTAGTTGCCGTGATGCGAAGAGATGCTGCTCTTGCTGAAGATTATGCTAAGCGTCATAACGTTCCAAAATGGTATTCAAATGCTGAAGATTTAATAAATGATCCAGAAGTTGATGCTGTTTATATTGCCACTCCTCCATCTTCTCATAAAGAATATACCATTTTATGTGCTAAAGCCGGAAAACCAGTTTATGTAGAAAAACCAATGGCTCTGACTTTTGAAGAATGCAACGAAATGATCAACGCTTGTAAAGAACATAATGTTCCGTTATTTGTTGCTTATTACAGGAGAGCTTTGCCTCGTTTTTTGAAAATAAAAGAAATTATTGATCAAGGAAAATTAGGAACTATAAGACACGTCAATTGTGTTTTGTACCATCCTTTTGAAGCTCGTTACGATGACGAAATCAATCTTCCGTGGACTGTTTTACCGCATATTTCTGGAGGCGGAATCTTTGTAGATTTAGCTTGCCATACTTTAGATTTCTTAGATTTTGTTTTAGGCCCGATAAAATCCGTTCGCGGACATGCGACTTCTCAATTAATGGCTTATCCAGCTGAAGATGCTGTTTCAATGTCATTTTTATTTGAAAACGGAATTCACGGATCTGGTATTTGGAATTTTGCAAGTTTTGAACGTTACGATAACACTGAAATTGTAGGTGATAAAGGTAAAATTTCATTCTCTACTTTCGGAAACGATCCTATTCATATTCAATATGCAAATGGAGAAAAAGAAGTTATTACTATCGAGAATCCATTACATATTCAGCAGCCTTTTATTGAAACTGTTATTGCTGAATTATTAGGAAAAGAAGGCGCTTCTCCATCTAAAGGAACTTCTGCGGCTAGAACCACTTGGGTTATTGATCAAGTTTTGAAAGAGTTTAGAGAAAATTCGAAATAG
- a CDS encoding prolyl oligopeptidase family serine peptidase, protein MKKTFLLMAITTAGISFGQGKMQYPQTKKGETFDVYFDTKVSDPYRWLEDDKSAETGAWVKAENEITYAYLDKIPFREELKKRMEKLWNYEKIGAPSKEGKFTYYSKNNGLQNQSVVYRKDENGKEEIFLDPNTFSKDGTTSLGGLDFSEDGSKAAYAISEGGSDWRKVIIIDALSKKVLEDTLVDIKFSGVSWHGNEGFYYSSYDKPKGSELSAKTDQHKLYFHKLGTSQKDDKVIFGADQKRRYVGGYVTEDNRYLVITAANSTYGNELYIKDLTKANSPIVTIVDNFDSDNNVIENQGSKLFIETDFNAPNKRIITVDAANPKPENWKDFIKETKDILSPSTGAGYFFANYTKDAVSFVQQYDYNGKLVREIKLPAVGTAGGFSGKKDDKILYYSFTNYTTPGSIYSLEPKSGKSEVYQKPKVDFKSEDYESKQVFYTSKDGTKVPMIITYKKGTKLDGKNPTILYGYGGFNISLTPSFSISNAVWMENGGVYAVANLRGGGEYGKKWHDAGTKLQKQNVFDDFIAAAEYLIAQKYTSSDYLAIRGGSNGGLLVGATMTQRPDLMKVALPAVGVMDMLRYNAFTAGAGWAFDYGTAQDSKEMFEYLKGYSPVHNVKQGTHYPATMVTTGDHDDRVVPAHSFKFASELQEKQTGENPVLIRIDVKAGHGAGKSVAASIQESVDIQAFTLYNMGFKALPKK, encoded by the coding sequence ATGAAAAAAACATTTTTATTAATGGCAATTACAACTGCAGGAATATCATTTGGACAAGGCAAAATGCAATATCCGCAAACTAAAAAAGGAGAGACTTTTGATGTTTACTTTGATACCAAAGTGAGCGATCCGTACCGTTGGTTAGAAGATGATAAATCTGCCGAAACCGGTGCTTGGGTAAAAGCTGAAAATGAAATTACTTATGCTTATTTAGATAAAATTCCGTTTCGCGAAGAACTTAAAAAGCGAATGGAAAAACTTTGGAACTACGAAAAAATTGGAGCTCCATCCAAAGAAGGAAAATTTACTTATTATTCAAAAAATAACGGTCTTCAAAATCAATCTGTTGTTTATAGAAAGGATGAAAATGGCAAGGAAGAAATTTTCCTAGATCCGAATACTTTCTCTAAAGATGGAACAACTTCTCTTGGCGGACTTGATTTTTCTGAAGACGGAAGCAAAGCAGCTTATGCAATTTCTGAAGGCGGAAGCGACTGGAGAAAAGTAATTATCATAGATGCACTTTCTAAAAAAGTTTTAGAAGACACTTTGGTTGACATAAAATTCAGTGGTGTCTCTTGGCACGGAAATGAAGGTTTCTACTACTCAAGTTATGACAAACCGAAAGGAAGCGAATTATCTGCTAAAACTGATCAGCACAAATTATATTTCCACAAATTGGGAACTTCTCAAAAAGACGATAAAGTAATTTTTGGAGCAGATCAAAAAAGAAGGTATGTGGGAGGATATGTTACCGAAGACAATCGTTATTTGGTAATTACAGCTGCTAACTCTACTTACGGAAATGAATTATACATTAAAGATCTGACTAAAGCCAATAGTCCTATTGTTACAATCGTTGACAACTTTGACAGCGACAATAATGTTATCGAAAACCAGGGCAGTAAATTGTTTATTGAAACAGATTTTAATGCTCCTAACAAACGCATCATAACTGTTGATGCTGCAAATCCGAAGCCTGAAAACTGGAAAGATTTTATTAAAGAAACCAAAGATATTTTATCGCCTTCAACTGGAGCTGGCTATTTCTTTGCCAATTATACCAAAGATGCTGTTTCATTTGTACAGCAATATGATTACAACGGAAAATTGGTTCGTGAAATTAAACTTCCTGCAGTAGGAACTGCTGGCGGATTTAGCGGTAAAAAAGACGATAAAATTTTATACTACAGTTTTACCAACTATACAACACCAGGAAGCATCTATTCATTGGAACCGAAATCTGGTAAATCTGAAGTGTATCAAAAACCAAAAGTAGATTTCAAAAGTGAAGATTACGAATCAAAACAAGTTTTCTACACTTCAAAAGATGGTACAAAAGTTCCGATGATTATTACTTATAAAAAAGGAACAAAATTAGATGGTAAAAACCCAACAATCCTTTATGGTTACGGCGGATTCAATATTAGTTTAACTCCAAGTTTCAGTATATCTAATGCAGTTTGGATGGAAAACGGTGGGGTTTATGCAGTTGCTAACTTAAGAGGTGGCGGAGAATATGGAAAAAAATGGCATGATGCAGGAACCAAGCTTCAAAAACAAAATGTATTTGATGATTTTATTGCCGCTGCAGAATATTTAATTGCACAAAAATATACTTCTTCTGATTATTTAGCTATTCGCGGAGGATCTAATGGAGGTTTATTGGTTGGTGCAACTATGACTCAGCGTCCAGATTTAATGAAAGTAGCATTGCCAGCAGTTGGAGTTATGGATATGCTTCGTTACAATGCTTTTACAGCAGGAGCAGGATGGGCTTTTGATTACGGAACTGCTCAAGATAGCAAAGAAATGTTCGAATACTTAAAAGGATATTCTCCAGTTCATAACGTAAAACAGGGAACGCATTATCCAGCAACAATGGTAACTACTGGAGATCATGATGATCGTGTTGTTCCAGCTCACAGTTTTAAATTTGCTTCTGAATTACAGGAAAAACAGACAGGAGAAAATCCGGTTTTAATTAGAATTGATGTAAAAGCAGGACACGGAGCAGGGAAATCTGTTGCGGCTAGCATTCAAGAAAGTGTAGATATTCAAGCTTTCACGCTTTACAATATGGGTTTTAAAGCCTTACCTAAAAAGTAA